A genomic window from Photobacterium gaetbulicola Gung47 includes:
- a CDS encoding putative cellobiose-specific phosphotransferase system enzyme IIC (COG2199,COG2200), with translation MALPVSLMAALFNLLSIFTGRLGYDSISVTLGYVGEMTGHMFPLLLNIFLTTYYSSILRLPKAASISCALASFFIISQQWDLISPVIALPNNFLLSLLTAYASCIIISRIHKVRLFDFDRFITTVDSSIQMIVTCVLTLAILIIAAHSSAVVFKTFIQPEIVVPELDPSSLKDGLIYELVRGILWSLGINGHNILHVYKTELYDISIANMADWKNFGAEINIISTNFYDFFTGMGGSGNTISLVICMLIFAKSKGYLLLAKAALILTIFNINEPILFGIPIIFNPIMILPFLSVPLLSFLLAYGATAAGFIPPLTEVHSWLIPPVLSGYIASGGEISVAFFQIFLIVVGVVVYYPFFKIMDKRSLGVDVSSIFRTHFFKDDELPLKSKLNSFIPSIQDNMNAQREVEKLQSSGSFVLYYQPQLDIQRSEVVALEALLRHEDVNGRVTGPTFLKSFGQLGLLADVDLWVLEKAISDASEMVYSPNFTVSVNMSADTMLKKGFVKSLKQVIDCSRLKYEQVEIEVTEEVLIQDEVRTAKVIQEIKAMGVSVALDDFGTGYSSLAYLSRFEFDKIKIDRSLVENLHSERGRSLFDVVVQLGHITQAKIVVEGVETVEELDFIHEKGVQYVQGFFFYRPMTKAQIIVEHIVPTCSSQARKKVSSEIEVG, from the coding sequence ATGGCTTTACCTGTGTCTTTGATGGCGGCACTTTTTAACTTGTTGTCTATATTTACAGGAAGGCTAGGCTATGACAGTATCAGTGTCACACTTGGCTATGTAGGTGAGATGACTGGGCATATGTTCCCGTTGTTATTGAACATATTTCTGACGACATATTATTCATCAATACTTCGCTTACCAAAAGCAGCGTCGATATCTTGTGCTTTGGCCTCCTTTTTTATTATTTCCCAGCAGTGGGATCTCATTTCACCTGTCATCGCTCTACCTAATAATTTTTTGCTTTCCCTGCTGACGGCTTATGCTTCTTGTATCATTATTTCAAGAATACATAAGGTTAGGCTGTTTGACTTTGACCGGTTTATAACGACAGTGGACTCGTCAATTCAAATGATAGTCACTTGTGTTCTTACCTTAGCGATATTAATCATAGCGGCTCATTCATCCGCTGTTGTCTTTAAAACATTTATTCAACCAGAAATAGTTGTTCCTGAGTTAGATCCGTCTTCGCTTAAGGATGGTCTGATCTATGAGTTAGTTCGAGGGATATTGTGGAGTCTGGGTATTAACGGCCATAATATTCTGCATGTTTATAAAACTGAACTCTATGATATCAGTATTGCTAATATGGCGGACTGGAAGAACTTTGGGGCTGAGATCAACATTATCAGCACTAATTTTTATGATTTTTTCACCGGAATGGGGGGAAGTGGCAATACAATAAGCTTGGTAATATGCATGCTGATTTTCGCTAAAAGCAAAGGGTATCTCTTGTTGGCGAAAGCTGCGCTCATTTTGACGATATTCAACATCAATGAGCCAATTTTGTTTGGTATTCCTATTATCTTTAATCCGATTATGATCTTGCCTTTTTTATCTGTGCCGCTTTTGAGTTTCCTATTGGCTTACGGTGCAACGGCTGCGGGATTTATTCCTCCCTTAACTGAAGTCCATAGCTGGCTGATCCCACCGGTGCTCAGTGGGTATATTGCCTCTGGTGGTGAGATATCTGTGGCTTTCTTCCAGATATTTCTCATTGTTGTCGGGGTCGTTGTTTACTACCCATTTTTCAAGATCATGGATAAGCGTTCTCTTGGTGTGGATGTATCTTCAATTTTTCGTACCCATTTCTTTAAAGATGATGAATTACCGCTTAAATCCAAACTGAACAGCTTTATTCCATCAATACAGGACAATATGAATGCCCAAAGAGAAGTCGAGAAGCTTCAGAGCAGTGGCTCATTTGTTCTCTATTATCAGCCTCAACTTGATATACAGCGTTCCGAGGTGGTGGCGTTGGAAGCGCTGCTGCGCCATGAAGATGTCAATGGACGAGTAACGGGGCCAACTTTTTTGAAATCATTTGGTCAACTTGGGCTGCTAGCCGATGTAGATTTGTGGGTGTTGGAAAAGGCGATTTCAGACGCGTCCGAAATGGTGTATTCGCCAAATTTTACTGTCTCGGTCAACATGTCTGCTGATACTATGCTTAAAAAGGGATTTGTGAAATCACTGAAGCAGGTCATAGACTGTAGTCGCTTGAAATACGAGCAAGTCGAAATTGAAGTGACAGAAGAAGTGCTTATTCAGGACGAAGTCCGTACGGCGAAAGTGATTCAAGAGATCAAAGCCATGGGTGTATCAGTCGCGCTGGATGACTTCGGGACTGGCTACTCGTCGTTGGCATATTTGTCACGCTTTGAGTTTGATAAGATCAAAATCGATCGCTCTCTGGTGGAAAACTTACATTCTGAACGAGGCAGAAGCTTGTTTGACGTTGTTGTTCAGCTTGGCCATATCACGCAGGCAAAGATTGTAGTAGAAGGTGTAGAGACAGTAGAAGAGTTGGACTTCATTCATGAAAAAGGGGTGCAGTATGTACAGGGCTTCTTTTTCTACCGTCCGATGACCAAAGCACAGATCATTGTCGAGCATATCGTGCCGACATGTTCGAGTCAGGCTAGAAAAAAGGTTTCTTCTGAAATTGAAGTAGGGTAA
- a CDS encoding hypothetical protein (COG0477) — MPASPQPKSTQPDSSQQKSAPASKRSLFDWRYVLLIVIALILGLLAIYFSPIRQSRNFYDYADQRLLLGIPHFWNVVSNVGFLVVGLIGLKKNHHHSLASEPALSFAYPLFFVSLIGAFWGSSLYHLLPGPFTLMLDRIPITIGFISLYCIIIAQYLSPKLGKAMLLPTLAYGVLSVIYWYMTDVIDGRGDMAPYVLVQLLPIIHIPLILWLYPNRNNPTQYYLYALGLYVLCKIAESKDDELYQLTSQISGHTLKHILAALAGYCVYQGWTKSTKKPHG; from the coding sequence ATGCCAGCCAGCCCACAACCGAAAAGCACGCAACCTGATAGCTCTCAGCAAAAGTCCGCCCCGGCAAGTAAACGCTCACTTTTTGATTGGCGGTACGTGTTGCTGATAGTCATCGCGCTAATCCTCGGACTACTGGCGATTTATTTCTCGCCGATCCGGCAGAGTCGAAACTTCTATGACTATGCTGATCAACGGTTACTGCTTGGCATCCCGCACTTTTGGAATGTTGTCAGCAACGTGGGTTTCCTTGTCGTCGGGCTGATAGGGCTTAAGAAAAATCACCATCACTCTCTTGCAAGTGAGCCTGCCCTATCCTTCGCTTACCCACTGTTTTTTGTCAGCTTAATCGGGGCTTTTTGGGGATCTAGCCTATACCATTTATTGCCAGGCCCTTTCACCTTGATGCTTGATAGGATCCCAATTACGATCGGCTTCATCAGCCTATATTGCATTATCATTGCACAATACCTTTCCCCAAAATTAGGCAAAGCAATGCTGCTCCCCACTCTGGCCTACGGTGTACTCTCTGTCATCTACTGGTATATGACCGATGTCATCGATGGGCGCGGTGATATGGCACCTTATGTATTAGTACAACTGCTTCCCATTATTCACATTCCCTTAATTCTCTGGCTGTACCCAAACAGAAACAATCCGACCCAATATTACCTCTATGCCCTCGGCTTGTACGTTCTTTGTAAAATCGCCGAATCAAAAGACGACGAGCTATACCAACTCACGTCACAAATCAGCGGCCATACCCTGAAGCATATTCTGGCGGCATTGGCAGGATATTGCGTTTACCAAGGCTGGACAAAAAGCACAAAAAAGCCCCATGGCTAA
- a CDS encoding hypothetical protein (COG2962) has product MHTQRAGNALAAFSFVLWGILPLYYQFLPRADINDLLALRIVFSIPFMLLVMLLLRRPFPKASQIWQDKRSLMMAGMAGLIMCVSWYAFTWAITHDQVLEASLGFFINPLFAIALGVFFLKEKLSKAQSAAVILGIVGIGYQVWHYEELPWISLIMGSFFAIYGLCKKHIRYDALTSVTLEAVILAPFALAYLAITYVNQTSTALSVDISTLMLYIGSAPVTLAPLIFFALAISRTSLTMVGLMQYIEPTLQFLLAVFLFGEVFDQVKAVSFGFIWLGLLLCSLEALSSLAMRRLRTS; this is encoded by the coding sequence ATGCACACTCAACGTGCCGGAAATGCCCTTGCTGCATTTTCATTTGTGCTATGGGGGATCCTCCCTCTTTACTATCAGTTTCTTCCAAGAGCAGACATTAATGATTTGCTAGCGTTGCGGATTGTTTTTTCCATACCGTTTATGCTGCTGGTAATGCTGCTATTGCGCCGGCCTTTTCCTAAAGCCTCACAGATCTGGCAGGACAAGCGCTCGTTAATGATGGCCGGTATGGCGGGATTAATCATGTGTGTATCATGGTATGCCTTTACATGGGCGATCACCCATGATCAAGTGCTAGAAGCAAGCTTAGGGTTTTTCATTAACCCGTTGTTTGCAATCGCGCTAGGGGTATTTTTCCTCAAGGAAAAGCTCAGTAAAGCACAATCTGCTGCCGTAATACTCGGCATCGTTGGTATTGGCTATCAAGTATGGCATTACGAAGAGCTACCATGGATTTCGCTGATTATGGGGAGTTTCTTCGCCATCTATGGCCTATGTAAAAAACATATTCGCTACGACGCCCTTACATCCGTCACCCTAGAAGCTGTGATACTTGCTCCATTTGCACTTGCTTACTTGGCAATTACCTATGTCAACCAGACTTCCACAGCATTATCGGTAGACATCAGCACCTTGATGCTGTACATCGGTTCTGCGCCAGTCACGCTAGCGCCACTGATTTTCTTTGCACTGGCCATCAGTCGGACCAGTCTAACGATGGTTGGGCTAATGCAGTACATTGAACCGACTTTGCAGTTCTTGTTGGCAGTTTTCTTGTTTGGTGAAGTTTTCGACCAGGTGAAAGCGGTAAGCTTTGGGTTTATTTGGCTAGGCCTATTACTCTGCAGCCTCGAGGCCCTGAGTAGCCTAGCAATGAGGCGACTAAGAACATCGTAA
- a CDS encoding hypothetical protein (COG0500) — MATVDWLSSLSNQTILNPRSHLIEAHEYIGEHGERKVAVDCACGNGRDTLYLLEQGYHVYAFDNDRPRLKALSEHPLLGAHPNLDIQISSFADYKFPRANLINASACLFFCTPQDFNTLWGNISNSLKKNGIFCGHFLGKEALEPNEKLPILTHSQFELEQLLADYYIISWKKKQEYSANLTGKKRLWLIHTIIAMKK, encoded by the coding sequence ATGGCAACCGTTGACTGGCTATCAAGCCTTAGTAATCAGACCATTTTGAATCCACGCTCGCATCTCATCGAAGCCCACGAGTATATCGGCGAGCATGGTGAAAGAAAGGTTGCGGTTGACTGTGCCTGTGGAAACGGCAGAGATACCTTATACCTACTTGAGCAAGGCTACCATGTCTACGCCTTTGATAATGATCGGCCTCGCCTCAAGGCTCTATCAGAACATCCACTGCTAGGTGCCCATCCTAACCTCGACATTCAAATCAGCAGTTTTGCCGACTATAAGTTTCCCCGCGCTAACTTAATCAATGCCAGCGCTTGCCTGTTCTTCTGCACACCACAGGATTTCAACACGCTGTGGGGCAATATCTCAAACAGTCTCAAGAAAAACGGGATTTTTTGCGGGCATTTCCTCGGAAAGGAAGCGTTAGAGCCAAATGAAAAGCTCCCTATCCTCACCCACAGCCAATTCGAGCTCGAGCAATTATTAGCTGACTACTACATTATTTCCTGGAAAAAAAAGCAAGAGTACTCGGCTAACCTCACCGGAAAGAAAAGGCTCTGGCTAATTCACACTATCATTGCGATGAAGAAATAA